A genomic window from Pseudomonadales bacterium includes:
- a CDS encoding alkyl/aryl-sulfatase codes for MRIPVSACVSAATVFSAVICVAATDAEKLLQLRNSEFQQEIIEVAPGVHTAVGFGVSPTSMIIGTRGLVIIDSQIDSVTAQAVLAEFRRITDKPVSGIILTHGHGDHTGGVGVFAAAGENVQIWAREGFNQETRTLDEAGLTIQQVRGARQGGFLLKPDQRINNGVAKAYFPKRGGEVFAAEGTQPTHMLSRPRERVSLAGVELDLVAATGEAYDEIYIWYPQEGVVFAGDNFYKSWPNLYAIRGTPYRDVLAWINSLSSMIDENPNHLVGGHTRPIKGQAQAIETLTNYRDAIKSVFDQTIDGMNRGLTPDELVESVRLPEKYAQLDYLKEYYGNIEWSVRAIFSGYLGWFDGNPSNLFPLSKKEEALKIAALAGGSDALFKQAQTSLQDDPQWTAQLCDHLLALDYKAAEARLLKADALERLGRDLLTATGRNYYFTVARQLRDSVPEP; via the coding sequence TTGAGAATTCCAGTCAGCGCCTGCGTTAGCGCAGCAACAGTATTTTCTGCGGTCATCTGCGTTGCAGCCACCGACGCGGAAAAGCTTCTGCAACTGAGAAACTCTGAGTTTCAACAGGAAATCATCGAAGTCGCACCTGGCGTCCATACTGCGGTTGGATTTGGTGTGTCACCTACTTCGATGATCATCGGCACAAGGGGTCTGGTGATAATCGACTCGCAGATCGATTCAGTCACTGCTCAGGCTGTGCTGGCGGAATTCCGCAGGATAACGGACAAGCCAGTCAGCGGCATCATATTAACCCATGGGCACGGTGACCACACAGGCGGGGTGGGCGTTTTCGCCGCCGCCGGAGAGAACGTCCAGATCTGGGCGCGTGAGGGTTTCAATCAGGAGACCCGAACGCTCGATGAAGCAGGACTGACGATTCAGCAGGTGCGTGGCGCACGTCAGGGCGGCTTTCTGCTTAAACCCGACCAGAGGATCAACAACGGCGTTGCTAAAGCTTATTTTCCCAAGCGTGGTGGCGAGGTCTTTGCGGCTGAGGGCACACAGCCGACACACATGCTCAGTCGCCCGCGAGAACGGGTATCACTAGCGGGCGTTGAGCTGGATCTCGTGGCTGCGACTGGAGAAGCCTACGACGAAATCTATATCTGGTACCCCCAGGAAGGTGTGGTGTTTGCGGGAGATAACTTCTACAAGTCATGGCCAAACCTTTACGCCATACGAGGCACGCCATACCGGGACGTTCTGGCCTGGATCAACAGTCTTTCTTCGATGATCGACGAAAACCCGAATCACCTGGTGGGTGGGCATACGCGACCGATCAAAGGCCAGGCGCAGGCCATTGAGACGCTTACCAACTACCGGGATGCGATCAAGTCTGTATTTGACCAGACAATCGACGGGATGAATCGCGGCCTGACGCCCGATGAGCTCGTTGAAAGCGTCAGGCTCCCTGAAAAGTATGCCCAGTTGGACTACCTGAAAGAATACTACGGCAACATCGAATGGAGCGTGCGCGCAATCTTCTCCGGCTATCTGGGCTGGTTCGATGGCAATCCATCCAACCTGTTTCCGCTCTCGAAGAAAGAAGAAGCCTTGAAGATCGCTGCGCTTGCCGGTGGCTCTGACGCCCTGTTCAAGCAGGCTCAAACGTCCCTTCAGGACGACCCGCAGTGGACGGCGCAACTGTGCGATCACCTGCTGGCACTGGATTACAAGGCTGCTGAAGCCAGGCTTCTGAAGGCAGATGCCCTGGAACGATTGGGGCGCGATCTTCTCACTGCGACCGGCCGCAACTACTACTTTACGGTTGCCAGGCAGCTTCGTGACTCGGTGCCGGAACCATAA
- a CDS encoding nuclear transport factor 2 family protein, whose amino-acid sequence MSTPQRNKENAKAFYDLMFNQCRPREAIERFVGDEYVQHNPEVADGREAFIGYFERMAAEYPGKRVVFKRVFADGNHVVLHCHQQWPGDHDYAGIDIFRFDDDGRIVEHWDVLQIVPKTSKNDNTMF is encoded by the coding sequence ATGAGCACCCCGCAGCGCAACAAGGAAAACGCGAAAGCCTTCTACGACCTGATGTTCAATCAGTGCAGACCACGGGAGGCCATCGAGCGATTCGTCGGGGACGAGTACGTTCAGCACAATCCGGAGGTTGCGGATGGCAGGGAGGCTTTCATCGGCTACTTCGAGCGGATGGCCGCCGAGTATCCCGGCAAGCGGGTGGTATTCAAACGGGTGTTTGCGGACGGCAACCATGTCGTTCTCCATTGCCATCAGCAATGGCCTGGAGATCACGACTATGCCGGAATTGACATTTTCCGGTTTGACGACGACGGTCGAATCGTCGAGCACTGGGACGTGCTGCAGATCGTCCCAAAGACATCAAAGAACGACAACACCATGTTTTAG
- a CDS encoding AraC family transcriptional regulator, producing MKAVEKAVWYIENHYREEISLDDLARLSGVSRYHLSRIFCYAVGQPISRYVRLRRLSRAAESLASGERDILNLALSVGYSSHEAFTRAFKSHFHKTPEQVRSQRHTDDLEIMEPILMKSTEATTLAEPRYETLSRKLSIVGISRYYPFEKVAEIPDQWQSFAPFIPRVTSAGKPATYGIIYNGSDTSYDYLSGVELPKGADSPENLVRLDIAPQTYAVFEHSGHVANVRDTCDAIWSDWLPGSKQTVVEAPWFEKYGDSFNPQTGEGGLEIWIPVAR from the coding sequence ATGAAAGCTGTTGAGAAGGCGGTCTGGTACATCGAGAACCACTATCGCGAGGAGATCAGCCTCGATGACCTCGCGCGGTTGTCAGGTGTTTCCCGATATCACCTGAGTCGAATATTCTGCTACGCCGTGGGACAGCCGATAAGTCGCTACGTGCGGCTTCGGCGCCTGTCGAGGGCGGCGGAGTCCCTGGCGTCAGGGGAGAGAGACATCCTCAACCTGGCGCTTTCCGTCGGCTACAGCTCCCATGAAGCATTCACCCGCGCCTTCAAAAGTCACTTCCACAAAACCCCTGAACAGGTGCGATCACAGCGTCACACCGATGATCTGGAAATCATGGAGCCCATACTGATGAAATCGACAGAAGCAACGACCCTGGCAGAGCCGCGTTACGAAACGCTCAGCAGAAAGCTGTCAATCGTCGGCATTTCCCGCTACTACCCATTCGAGAAAGTCGCGGAAATCCCGGACCAGTGGCAGTCTTTCGCCCCTTTCATACCGCGTGTCACCAGCGCGGGTAAACCGGCAACCTACGGGATCATCTACAACGGCAGCGACACCAGCTATGACTATCTGAGCGGTGTGGAACTGCCGAAAGGCGCCGACAGTCCGGAGAACCTTGTCCGGCTGGATATCGCACCTCAAACCTATGCCGTTTTCGAGCACAGCGGACACGTCGCAAACGTGCGCGACACCTGCGATGCCATCTGGTCGGATTGGCTGCCCGGATCCAAACAGACCGTTGTTGAAGCACCCTGGTTTGAAAAGTACGGCGACAGCTTCAACCCGCAGACGGGTGAGGGTGGGCTGGAAATCTGGATACCGGTTGCGCGGTGA
- a CDS encoding Gfo/Idh/MocA family oxidoreductase gives MTLKIGLIGCGHIAKFHARNIRDAIGRHGIDCRYEAVCDRSEDRAKAFAEIGGCSLATTQAEVVIDRCDIVYVCAETSEHPALVEMAAAAGRHLFCEKPLATSLARARQMTRQVDAAGIVHQVGLVLHFSPVFTVLADLMKGDFGPLLSAHMRDDQFFPIRGHYGSSWRADVNRAGGGTLLEHSIHDVDLFRRLFGEVRSVQCHTRETSGHRGIEDVAEVSFLHEAGHTSTLSSIWHSIDSRASSRFLEVIFERARFTTDQDYFGAITCEIEDRPSVTLSSDEVLARFMSLMDLNPADEDLRSLAGIGDRRFLECALSGTPAVPDFQTALQSHEIVDACYRSAAEDRRSIALP, from the coding sequence ATGACCCTGAAGATCGGACTCATCGGCTGCGGCCACATTGCGAAATTCCATGCCCGCAACATCCGGGATGCGATCGGCCGCCATGGGATCGACTGCCGCTACGAAGCCGTCTGCGATCGGAGCGAGGATCGCGCGAAGGCCTTTGCCGAGATCGGCGGCTGCAGCCTCGCAACCACCCAGGCCGAGGTGGTGATCGATCGCTGTGACATCGTCTACGTATGCGCCGAAACCTCGGAACACCCGGCGCTGGTCGAGATGGCTGCAGCAGCAGGTCGGCACCTTTTCTGTGAAAAGCCCCTCGCCACCAGTCTGGCTCGGGCGCGGCAGATGACGCGGCAGGTAGACGCTGCCGGTATCGTCCACCAGGTCGGCCTGGTACTGCATTTCAGCCCGGTTTTCACCGTGCTCGCCGACCTCATGAAGGGTGATTTCGGACCACTGCTCAGCGCCCACATGCGCGACGACCAGTTCTTCCCGATCCGTGGCCACTATGGTTCGAGCTGGCGGGCCGACGTAAATCGCGCCGGCGGTGGCACTCTGCTGGAACATTCCATCCACGACGTGGATCTGTTCCGGCGTCTGTTCGGCGAAGTGCGTTCAGTGCAGTGCCATACCCGGGAGACATCAGGGCACAGGGGCATTGAAGACGTCGCCGAAGTGAGCTTCCTGCACGAGGCCGGGCATACCTCCACCCTGAGCAGCATCTGGCACTCGATCGACAGCCGAGCCTCGAGCCGCTTTCTCGAAGTGATCTTCGAACGCGCCCGCTTCACCACCGACCAGGACTATTTCGGCGCCATTACCTGCGAAATCGAAGACCGGCCCTCGGTGACACTCTCCAGCGACGAAGTCCTCGCCCGTTTCATGAGCCTGATGGATCTCAACCCGGCGGACGAGGATCTGCGCAGTCTGGCCGGGATCGGCGATCGGCGATTTCTGGAATGTGCCCTTAGCGGTACGCCGGCCGTGCCGGACTTCCAGACGGCATTGCAGAGCCACGAGATCGTGGATGCCTGCTATCGCAGCGCAGCCGAAGACAGAAGATCCATCGCGCTGCCCTGA
- a CDS encoding MFS transporter → MEQTYSPEQLTRNLTRTLMLGFFQVFLVIMPIAVPFFQSKGLSMQEVFTLQALFGAVVLITEVPSGYVADLFGRRWTLILGAVFAGVGHTVLIGAEGFWGLALFEFALGISHSLISGADIALLYDTELALGRGDQAQRQIVGRLYSARTLSEALAALVCSGLMLMSSMEAVVYVQAVIGWIPLMLALRLVEPPAERLLSSGHLDNMRRICTHLMRDSAVLRLSVLALSIWSLTTFYAVWLLQKLWELQGIGLQHFGYLWAVLSVVAALSGRYAHALEARFGTNGVLLFIGIAPALGYLGMDLFGTIGAYLASLTFFVSRGVGFVVLKDALNSRVPSSFRATANSLTSFGFRGAFLLTGPLVGYGFDLWGMSTTLYLLAGTTGLIFVAIILPLLLAVRAASISARTGITAE, encoded by the coding sequence ATGGAACAAACATACAGCCCAGAACAACTCACCCGGAATCTGACCCGCACTCTGATGCTGGGTTTCTTTCAGGTTTTCCTGGTGATCATGCCCATTGCGGTGCCGTTCTTTCAGAGCAAAGGCCTGTCCATGCAGGAGGTATTCACCCTGCAGGCTCTGTTCGGCGCGGTCGTGCTCATCACCGAAGTACCCTCGGGTTACGTTGCCGACCTGTTCGGACGGCGCTGGACGCTCATTCTCGGTGCGGTCTTTGCAGGGGTCGGTCACACAGTGCTGATCGGAGCGGAAGGTTTCTGGGGCCTTGCGCTGTTCGAATTCGCGCTGGGGATCAGCCACAGTCTGATCTCGGGCGCGGACATCGCGCTGCTTTACGACACGGAACTCGCGCTGGGCCGGGGGGATCAGGCTCAGCGGCAGATTGTCGGTCGCCTGTATTCTGCCCGCACACTTTCGGAAGCGCTGGCCGCACTGGTCTGCAGCGGACTCATGCTCATGAGTTCTATGGAAGCCGTCGTCTATGTGCAGGCGGTGATCGGCTGGATTCCGCTGATGCTGGCGCTGCGTCTCGTGGAGCCTCCGGCTGAGCGTCTGCTCAGCAGTGGTCATCTGGACAACATGCGGCGCATCTGCACCCACCTGATGCGGGATTCCGCCGTGCTGCGCCTGTCTGTGCTGGCCCTTTCCATATGGAGCCTGACGACGTTTTACGCGGTATGGCTCCTGCAGAAACTGTGGGAACTGCAGGGCATCGGCTTGCAACATTTTGGTTATCTCTGGGCCGTGCTCAGTGTGGTTGCCGCACTGTCGGGTCGCTATGCACACGCCCTCGAAGCGCGCTTTGGCACGAACGGGGTGCTGCTGTTTATCGGCATTGCCCCCGCTCTGGGATACCTGGGCATGGATCTTTTCGGAACCATCGGTGCCTATCTGGCGAGCCTCACCTTTTTCGTGAGCCGGGGAGTCGGTTTCGTGGTGCTCAAGGATGCGCTCAATTCCCGGGTGCCGAGTTCGTTCCGGGCAACTGCAAACTCGCTGACCAGCTTCGGGTTCCGGGGCGCATTCCTGCTCACGGGGCCGCTGGTGGGTTATGGATTCGATCTGTGGGGCATGTCTACCACGCTGTACCTGCTCGCCGGCACGACCGGGTTGATCTTTGTGGCCATCATTCTGCCGCTGCTGCTCGCGGTGCGTGCGGCATCGATTTCTGCCCGGACCGGTATCACGGCAGAGTGA
- a CDS encoding gamma-glutamyl-gamma-aminobutyrate hydrolase family protein yields the protein MSKPLVLVPCDVKPIPGGGPFHCVGEKYLDAVVHGADCMVLLLPALGHGHEMDSFEAHYDLDALLDMAQGVFLPGSASNIHPDWYTGRKSEMSLDEQRDTTVFALIERVLARKMPLLAVCRGLQELNVALGGTLHPNVQDVPGFMDHREDKTAPRELQYEPAHPVELTPGGVLAGILGAGPLQVNSLHAQGIATLGRGLAVEASAEDGLVEAVSLPGQWVLGVQWHPEWRYDQNPAAVRLFEAFGKAIRKG from the coding sequence ATGAGCAAGCCCCTGGTCCTGGTGCCCTGCGATGTGAAACCGATCCCGGGTGGCGGCCCCTTCCATTGTGTGGGTGAAAAGTACCTCGATGCCGTAGTGCACGGTGCGGACTGCATGGTCCTGCTGTTACCCGCTCTGGGTCATGGCCACGAAATGGATTCCTTCGAAGCCCACTATGACCTCGATGCACTCCTGGACATGGCCCAGGGTGTTTTCCTGCCCGGCTCTGCGAGCAACATTCACCCGGACTGGTACACGGGTCGGAAGAGTGAAATGTCCCTCGATGAACAGCGGGATACGACGGTGTTTGCGCTGATCGAAAGAGTCCTGGCAAGGAAGATGCCACTGCTGGCCGTGTGCCGCGGTCTGCAGGAACTGAATGTGGCTCTGGGCGGTACCCTGCATCCGAATGTGCAGGACGTTCCCGGCTTCATGGATCACCGGGAGGACAAAACCGCACCGCGGGAACTGCAGTACGAGCCTGCGCATCCTGTGGAACTGACCCCCGGCGGGGTGCTGGCCGGAATTCTGGGAGCCGGGCCGCTGCAGGTGAACTCACTGCACGCCCAGGGTATCGCAACTCTGGGCCGGGGGCTGGCGGTCGAGGCCAGTGCAGAAGACGGGCTGGTGGAAGCCGTTTCGCTGCCCGGGCAGTGGGTGCTCGGAGTGCAATGGCACCCCGAGTGGCGTTACGACCAGAATCCGGCTGCGGTGCGGCTGTTCGAAGCCTTTGGGAAAGCCATCCGCAAGGGCTGA
- a CDS encoding FAD-binding oxidoreductase yields MSQRTAHVASYYADTRNDTADRPILTEAIEADVCIVGAGFSGVSAALHLAESGFKVVILEAARAGFGASGRNGGQLVNSYSRDIDTIERRYGKTEAQAFGAMAFEGANIIRERIERYDIQCAYRPGGIFAALNAKQLRGLAEQKALWERFGNDQLELLDARGIREHIQSDIYTGGLLDHSGGHLHPLNLLLGQLAAFESLGGRLFEDSAATGLERADPAVVKTARGQVTARYVLLAGNAYMGGLIPELASTTMPCGTQIAVTEPLPEPTARALLTHGHCVEDCNYKLDYYRMTEDNRLLYGGGVTYGGGDPASIERFIRGRLERTFPQLAGVKFDYTWGGDFLLTLSRLPQFGRLRPNIFYTQGYSGHGVTTTHLAGRLVGEAIRGQAERFDVFARLSHLPFPGGRLFRTPYTALGALYYGLRDRLGV; encoded by the coding sequence GTGAGCCAACGCACCGCGCACGTGGCCTCCTATTACGCCGACACCCGTAACGACACGGCCGATCGCCCGATTCTCACCGAGGCAATCGAAGCAGACGTCTGCATCGTCGGTGCCGGCTTCAGCGGGGTATCCGCGGCGCTGCATCTGGCGGAATCCGGATTCAAGGTTGTGATTCTGGAAGCGGCCCGGGCCGGATTCGGCGCGTCGGGACGCAACGGCGGTCAACTGGTGAACAGCTACAGCAGAGACATCGACACCATCGAGCGTCGCTATGGCAAGACCGAGGCTCAGGCCTTCGGGGCCATGGCTTTCGAAGGGGCGAACATCATTCGCGAGCGGATCGAGCGCTACGACATCCAGTGCGCCTATCGGCCCGGCGGCATATTCGCAGCCCTGAACGCCAAACAGCTGCGCGGTCTCGCCGAGCAGAAGGCCCTGTGGGAGCGTTTCGGCAACGACCAGCTCGAACTGCTCGATGCCCGCGGTATTCGTGAACACATTCAGTCAGACATCTACACTGGCGGCCTGCTCGATCACAGCGGCGGACACCTGCACCCCTTGAACCTGCTGCTCGGCCAACTGGCCGCTTTCGAATCTCTTGGTGGACGACTGTTCGAAGATTCGGCAGCTACGGGCCTGGAGCGCGCTGACCCCGCTGTGGTGAAAACCGCTCGGGGTCAGGTCACCGCACGCTATGTGCTGCTGGCCGGCAACGCTTACATGGGTGGCCTGATTCCCGAACTGGCCTCCACCACCATGCCCTGCGGTACCCAGATCGCCGTGACCGAGCCACTACCGGAGCCGACAGCCCGGGCACTCCTCACCCACGGCCACTGTGTGGAGGACTGCAACTACAAGCTCGACTACTACCGGATGACCGAGGACAACCGGCTGCTGTACGGCGGCGGTGTGACTTACGGCGGCGGAGATCCGGCGTCCATAGAGCGCTTCATCCGCGGCAGACTGGAAAGGACCTTCCCGCAGCTTGCCGGCGTGAAGTTCGACTACACCTGGGGCGGCGACTTTCTGCTGACTTTGAGCCGCCTGCCTCAGTTCGGACGTCTGCGCCCGAACATCTTTTACACCCAGGGTTACAGCGGCCATGGTGTCACCACGACCCATCTGGCCGGTCGCCTGGTCGGCGAGGCAATTCGTGGTCAGGCCGAAAGATTCGATGTGTTCGCCCGCCTGAGTCATCTGCCCTTTCCGGGCGGACGCCTGTTCCGTACGCCTTATACCGCGCTGGGCGCGCTCTATTACGGACTGCGGGACAGACTCGGCGTGTAG
- the cofH gene encoding 5-amino-6-(D-ribitylamino)uracil--L-tyrosine 4-hydroxyphenyl transferase CofH produces the protein MTQQTQLLDRLRSQHRNGQLPEASDALALAGIGDTAALACLAAELRDQGFANLVTYSKKVFIPLTHLCRDVCHYCTFAQVPRKVQAPYQSIEQVLETARQGAALGCKEALFTLGEKPELRYKAAREALAEMGFESTLDYLLHAAKRVHEETGLLPHLNPGTMTPEELMRLRPLSPSMGIMLESASERLCEKGMPHYGSPDKVPAVRLQTLADAGRAKIPFTTGILIGIGETRVERIESLLAIRDIHAQYGHVQEIIVQNFRAKPETKMASAPEPDLNELLWTIAAARILFGPHMSIQAPPNLSPGVLPRIIAAGINDWGGVSPLTPDFVNPEAPWPHLDDLAAQTRSAGKHLLERLTIYPRYAQDLDTWADAGLHEQILALTDADGYPRTDDWSPGEQMEPPADDLRAIRTMPAQVSKDIAAILKKAESATLLEDAEIQRLFEARGDDFSAVVQAADRLRARINGDTVTFVVNRNINYTNICYFKCQFCAFSKGKLSENLRGKPYDLSHEEIQRRTREGWMRGATEVCMQGGIHPDYTGDTYVDILRAVKEAVPDMHIHAFSPLEVWQGAATLGLDLNTYLKRLKEAGLGTLPGTAAEILDDEVRQIICADKINTQQWLDVMRASHSEGFRTTATIMYGHVERPWHWARHLRRIRDLQRETGGFTEFVPLPFVHMEAPMYLKGKARKGPTFREAVLMHSVARLTLHPYITNIQSSWVKMGHKGVVATLQAGCNDLGGTLMNESISRAAGTTHGQETSPEGMDELIRSAGRTPHQRNTLYGEVSEERVAAGRAGIELLEIINTPARKYARDRGAKRTLERPGLVQAAPLD, from the coding sequence GTGACACAACAGACACAGCTGCTAGACAGACTGCGCAGCCAGCACCGCAACGGCCAGTTGCCGGAAGCCTCCGATGCCCTCGCATTGGCCGGGATCGGTGATACCGCCGCCCTCGCCTGTCTCGCAGCCGAACTGCGGGATCAGGGCTTCGCCAACCTGGTCACTTACTCGAAGAAGGTCTTCATTCCCCTCACCCATCTGTGCCGGGATGTCTGCCACTACTGCACCTTCGCTCAGGTGCCACGCAAGGTGCAGGCACCCTACCAGAGCATCGAGCAGGTACTCGAGACCGCACGCCAGGGCGCCGCGCTCGGCTGCAAGGAAGCCCTGTTTACCCTCGGTGAAAAACCGGAACTGCGCTACAAGGCGGCCCGGGAAGCGCTGGCTGAGATGGGCTTCGAATCCACCCTCGACTATCTGCTGCATGCAGCAAAACGGGTCCATGAGGAAACCGGGCTGCTGCCGCACCTGAACCCGGGCACCATGACCCCGGAGGAACTGATGCGCCTGCGCCCGCTGTCACCTTCGATGGGCATCATGCTGGAGTCCGCTTCCGAGCGCCTGTGCGAAAAAGGCATGCCGCACTATGGTTCTCCGGACAAAGTCCCTGCAGTGCGGCTGCAGACTCTGGCGGATGCCGGCAGGGCAAAAATTCCCTTCACCACCGGCATTCTCATCGGCATCGGCGAAACCCGCGTCGAGCGCATCGAATCCCTGCTGGCCATTCGCGACATTCACGCGCAATACGGCCATGTGCAGGAAATCATCGTGCAGAATTTCCGTGCCAAGCCGGAAACCAAGATGGCCAGTGCACCCGAGCCCGATCTCAACGAACTGCTCTGGACGATCGCGGCCGCGCGCATCCTGTTCGGACCCCATATGAGCATCCAGGCACCGCCGAACCTGAGCCCCGGCGTGCTGCCCCGGATCATCGCCGCCGGTATCAACGACTGGGGTGGTGTGTCGCCGCTGACCCCGGACTTCGTGAACCCCGAAGCGCCCTGGCCGCACCTCGACGATCTCGCCGCTCAGACCCGCAGCGCCGGCAAGCATCTGCTCGAGCGCCTGACCATCTATCCACGCTATGCCCAGGATCTCGACACCTGGGCGGATGCGGGCCTGCACGAGCAGATCCTCGCTCTCACCGATGCGGACGGCTATCCGCGCACCGATGACTGGAGTCCAGGCGAGCAGATGGAACCACCGGCAGACGATCTGCGCGCAATCCGCACCATGCCCGCGCAGGTATCGAAGGACATCGCTGCAATTCTCAAGAAGGCAGAATCTGCAACCCTACTGGAAGATGCGGAAATTCAGCGGCTCTTCGAAGCCCGCGGCGATGATTTTTCCGCGGTCGTGCAGGCGGCTGACCGGCTGCGCGCCCGGATCAACGGCGACACAGTGACCTTTGTGGTCAACCGCAACATCAATTACACCAACATCTGCTATTTCAAATGCCAGTTCTGCGCCTTCTCCAAAGGCAAGCTCTCTGAGAATCTGCGCGGCAAACCTTACGATCTTTCCCATGAGGAGATTCAACGCCGCACCCGGGAAGGCTGGATGCGGGGCGCCACCGAAGTCTGCATGCAGGGCGGGATCCATCCGGACTACACGGGCGACACCTACGTGGACATTCTCCGCGCGGTGAAGGAAGCCGTGCCTGACATGCACATCCACGCCTTTTCTCCACTGGAAGTCTGGCAGGGTGCGGCCACCCTGGGGCTGGATCTCAACACCTACCTGAAACGTCTCAAGGAAGCCGGCCTCGGCACCCTGCCGGGAACCGCCGCCGAGATACTTGACGACGAAGTACGCCAGATCATCTGCGCAGACAAGATCAACACCCAGCAGTGGCTCGATGTGATGCGCGCATCCCACAGCGAGGGATTCCGCACCACGGCCACCATCATGTACGGCCATGTCGAACGACCCTGGCACTGGGCGCGTCACCTGCGTCGCATCCGCGATCTGCAGCGGGAAACGGGCGGTTTCACCGAATTCGTACCACTGCCTTTCGTGCACATGGAAGCCCCCATGTATCTCAAGGGGAAGGCACGCAAAGGTCCGACCTTCCGCGAAGCCGTGCTCATGCATTCGGTGGCGCGGCTCACGCTGCACCCCTATATCACCAACATCCAGTCGAGCTGGGTGAAGATGGGGCACAAGGGTGTCGTTGCCACTCTCCAGGCCGGCTGCAACGATCTCGGTGGAACCCTGATGAATGAAAGCATCAGCCGTGCCGCAGGCACCACGCATGGTCAGGAGACCTCACCAGAAGGCATGGATGAACTGATCCGCAGCGCCGGAAGGACTCCCCATCAGCGCAATACCCTCTATGGCGAGGTGAGCGAAGAACGGGTGGCTGCAGGTCGGGCGGGTATCGAACTGCTGGAGATCATCAATACTCCGGCCCGCAAATACGCGCGGGATCGCGGCGCGAAGCGCACGCTCGAACGGCCGGGACTGGTTCAGGCAGCACCGCTGGACTGA
- the cofC gene encoding 2-phospho-L-lactate guanylyltransferase produces the protein MTQINQTGIWAVVPLKSLDRAKQRLAARLNDEERRDLMLAMARDVLGALCQSTRLAGILIVSRTTEADALARAFATERFTESPTADLPGALTQASAHLREHFGASGVMIVPADMPLLDASEIDAVLDQHRQVTVIPDAENVGTNALVLSPPDAIDFIFDGRSFRPHVDAAFARGITPRIAKPASFTLDIDTEADLLSLLEQGPNSQAGTYLIRSGIAERLTGSRVGTSRRKTLSDADTRRVQ, from the coding sequence GTGACACAGATCAACCAGACAGGCATCTGGGCCGTTGTCCCCCTGAAGTCCCTCGATCGGGCCAAGCAGCGGCTGGCCGCACGTCTGAATGACGAGGAACGCCGGGACCTGATGCTGGCAATGGCCCGGGATGTTCTGGGCGCACTGTGTCAGTCGACCAGACTGGCTGGCATTCTCATCGTATCGAGGACGACCGAAGCCGATGCTCTGGCGCGCGCTTTTGCGACCGAACGCTTCACCGAGAGCCCGACTGCCGACCTGCCCGGCGCGCTCACCCAGGCCAGCGCCCATCTGCGCGAACATTTCGGCGCTTCCGGCGTCATGATCGTGCCCGCCGACATGCCCCTGCTGGACGCATCGGAAATCGACGCTGTACTGGACCAGCATCGCCAGGTGACCGTGATACCCGATGCGGAAAATGTCGGTACCAACGCTCTGGTGCTGAGCCCGCCGGACGCCATCGACTTCATTTTCGACGGCCGCAGTTTCCGGCCGCATGTAGACGCCGCCTTCGCCCGGGGCATCACCCCCCGGATCGCCAAGCCGGCCAGCTTCACCCTGGACATCGATACCGAGGCCGACCTGCTGAGCCTGCTCGAACAGGGTCCGAACAGCCAGGCCGGCACCTATCTCATCCGCTCCGGAATCGCAGAACGATTGACCGGCAGCAGGGTCGGAACATCCAGGCGTAAAACACTCAGTGATGCGGATACCAGGAGAGTTCAGTGA